A section of the Ruania halotolerans genome encodes:
- a CDS encoding carbohydrate ABC transporter permease — translation MTALDESRELSTMSARPSKLGLWRRLRRDWWIYLFLLPTIVGYGAYTVYPLVASWWFAFLDWPGFADSGTFIGVENFQRLVGDDLFWNAFTNSLIFLVLAVPLRVGLALLLAILLNRKRTPFKGLLRTLFFLPVVTTGAIIGVVFTLLLDAGGPISVALVGAGLLDSPANFVASTDTSLLAGVAVWVWKWLGITMIYWLAALQTIPDEVHEAAMIDGAKPWQEFTRITMPLLIPFLVIITLIDTVGALNVFDLMYTMTGGGPSFSSEVIEIFIFRTAFGATVPQLGYASAAAVLFGILTMGIALAQAVGLRWARRATGAMK, via the coding sequence ATGACGGCGTTGGATGAGAGCCGGGAGTTGTCGACGATGTCGGCGCGGCCTTCGAAACTGGGGTTGTGGCGGCGGTTGCGTCGGGATTGGTGGATTTATCTGTTCTTGTTGCCCACGATTGTGGGGTATGGGGCGTATACGGTGTATCCGTTGGTGGCCTCGTGGTGGTTCGCGTTTCTGGATTGGCCGGGGTTTGCTGATTCGGGCACGTTCATCGGTGTGGAGAATTTCCAGCGGTTGGTTGGCGATGATCTGTTCTGGAATGCGTTCACGAACTCGTTGATCTTCTTGGTACTCGCGGTGCCGTTGCGGGTGGGGTTGGCGTTACTGCTGGCGATCTTGCTGAACCGTAAACGCACCCCGTTCAAGGGCCTGTTGCGCACGTTGTTCTTCCTGCCGGTGGTCACTACCGGGGCGATCATCGGGGTGGTGTTCACGCTGTTGCTTGATGCCGGTGGCCCGATCAGTGTGGCGTTGGTAGGGGCGGGGTTGCTGGACTCGCCGGCGAACTTCGTCGCTAGTACTGATACCTCGTTGCTGGCGGGGGTGGCGGTGTGGGTGTGGAAATGGCTCGGGATCACGATGATCTACTGGCTGGCGGCGTTGCAGACCATCCCCGATGAGGTCCACGAGGCCGCGATGATCGATGGCGCCAAGCCGTGGCAGGAGTTCACCCGGATCACGATGCCGCTGCTGATCCCGTTCCTGGTGATCATCACCCTGATCGACACCGTGGGTGCGTTGAACGTCTTCGATCTGATGTACACGATGACCGGTGGTGGGCCCTCGTTCTCTTCTGAGGTGATCGAGATCTTCATCTTCCGTACCGCTTTCGGGGCCACCGTGCCCCAACTCGGATACGCCTCAGCCGCCGCCGTGCTCTTCGGGATCCTCACGATGGGCATCGCGCTGGCCCAAGCGGTCGGTCTGCGCTGGGCCCGCCGAGCCACAGGAGCAATGAAATGA
- a CDS encoding carbohydrate ABC transporter permease, which produces MTTPPTTTTAPAAAAQNAGRNQRVRGRALRPDRPDGLRTLIRRPGSLMIFAGLLILALIWIYPFIWLVSASLKTQPEIFGSGLGLIPETPVWENYTRAWTVVGFDRYFLNSVIITGGTVALIVIRSALAGYVLGRYDFIGKKLLIGIFLITFFLPEGYTIIPVVQLTDQIGLLNTHLGVILGLGAGGQVAATLLYAGYFRGLPKELEECARLDGAGHLRIFAQIMLPLAWPITATVIILNFLFAWNVYLLPLVFTLSEPALRTLAVGMSAFIGEYSTDWSGLAAAATISLIPVMAIFITLQRKFVDSIAGAVKQ; this is translated from the coding sequence ATGACCACCCCACCCACCACCACCACCGCTCCTGCTGCTGCTGCACAGAACGCGGGCAGGAATCAGCGGGTCCGGGGTCGGGCGTTGCGCCCGGACCGCCCCGATGGGCTACGCACGCTGATCCGCCGGCCGGGGAGTTTGATGATCTTCGCCGGGTTGTTGATCCTGGCGTTGATTTGGATCTACCCCTTCATCTGGTTGGTCTCAGCATCGTTGAAGACCCAACCTGAGATCTTCGGCTCCGGCCTGGGCCTGATCCCGGAGACCCCGGTGTGGGAGAACTACACCCGCGCCTGGACCGTGGTCGGGTTCGACCGGTACTTCCTCAACTCCGTCATCATCACCGGCGGAACAGTCGCGCTGATCGTGATCCGCTCCGCCCTAGCCGGATACGTCCTGGGCCGGTATGACTTCATCGGCAAGAAACTCCTCATCGGGATCTTCCTGATCACATTCTTCCTGCCCGAGGGCTACACCATCATCCCCGTGGTCCAACTCACCGACCAGATCGGGCTACTGAACACCCACCTCGGGGTCATCCTGGGCCTGGGCGCCGGCGGTCAAGTCGCCGCCACCCTGCTGTATGCCGGCTATTTCCGTGGACTACCCAAAGAACTCGAAGAATGCGCCCGCCTCGACGGCGCCGGGCACCTGCGCATCTTCGCCCAGATCATGCTCCCCCTGGCCTGGCCGATCACCGCGACCGTGATCATCCTGAACTTCCTCTTCGCCTGGAACGTCTACCTCCTGCCACTGGTCTTCACCCTCTCCGAACCCGCCCTACGCACCCTCGCCGTCGGCATGAGCGCCTTCATCGGCGAATACTCCACCGACTGGTCCGGCCTGGCCGCCGCCGCCACGATCTCCCTCATCCCCGTCATGGCCATCTTCATCACCCTCCAACGCAAATTCGTCGACAGCATCGCCGGAGCAGTCAAACAATGA
- a CDS encoding glycoside hydrolase family 2 TIM barrel-domain containing protein, with protein sequence MPTTSGRHRLRAGATMLTACALLVPMSIATAAPHGDPAEEEQMPITTTVSGQVVDADSGEPIEAATVHASRTDAVTRSGADGTFVLEEVPADAALVVAAREGYAFASTAVGSSAVDSTAVDSTVRLELERDSDPARGEYPRPDADRRPFTDDAWLSLNGTWSFAFDPDDVGESEEWYEPDHEMDRAIRVPFAYQSLAAWGEEELATSETFLSAYADYQGTVWYQRSFTVPEDFPNDGAVRLRIGAADYGAAVWLDGEEVLPYSGDGFTEISADLGRLRPGSTHTLAIRVEAPSVDRETPYPQGKQTGDPPIEGASEGWFSDVGGIWQSVWIEPYRGGRLTQTHVTPELTFEGDSRTPSEAFVTIDVTAEGVRGRPPVTVTITDPDGHVVHSRIRVHLEDGRGSVRVPIEDPHLWDTDDPALYTADFRLLSQDGLRTSFGMRSIERNWAPGQEGEYQYIYLNNRPIYIRGVLDQGYNPWGLYTYTGETAGPDLQTGTEAEPGRGSMAMDLQNARDLGFNVVRHHLKVNEPAYYHRADQLGMLIWYDMPNSGWGSQGDPQAEELFEELLRNTLNRDHNHPSIVIWSVFNESWGLNERPFQEPIATDAFDYVRGMVDVTRDLDSSRLVVDNSPCCQNGHLEGSTDLNDFHFYLDTYDAWKNLLDGIEPQIEPGSSWNFNDGVQDGQPWLNSEFAVKSGQFQHSVSLFRSYPEMTGYVGVQIAETEQEVQSPFRYDRQPNSPEFLDHEGRARTIEMFQRDDAISLMTRTSHTLERGETIDVPVRISHFSDLDLSDAQLHWRIGGYRDDGTWVGEADSGSQTIDPRRYTVTDAGTVSLTTPEELRVGYLWFWIEADGETAAEQYLTFDTPVPAGGAGFSPSDVVSHEWTGGVAAHGESDWVSGYGRGHFDYEVAVPEEVRTGQAGEVTLVMEVASAQTAGRFDRNHVTSARRYPTDLTVSIDGHELPAVLLPDDPNGPLALAGRSRGTPAGDFGNRYGYRIAVPITADQLGEDETATIRLASDGGGLSIFGARSGRHGQPPMLISGDVTVADERPAYEPVDTRLSVYQAGAQISPETGSGTAIVSVVNDTAETIEEVSVALAAPQGWTASAEDPAAIASLAPGAARHIAFTVQSGGGVMPGESADFTATASWADHAIQNVSPSTVAFDPAAYSEVGVSDSFDTDTSAEYTLHQPLANRVLPTLTVGAGTMQAQAGSPYFGLAAHESGPQSPQAVVVVEHGSFGANGITPDSQFNGIVKDEDNYVMAWTGIGGQHGVDVVIDGELTNACCTPGRLQPGDLWAFALDGNSIAVWVDQGLGWNRILTTTTQGRIDFTEPGALDGWHYAAGLRSGGVQTIHHLEGRSRVDEH encoded by the coding sequence ATGCCCACTACGTCAGGCAGGCACCGATTGCGGGCCGGAGCGACGATGCTCACCGCCTGCGCACTGCTGGTGCCGATGTCGATCGCCACCGCCGCCCCGCACGGCGATCCCGCTGAGGAGGAACAGATGCCCATCACGACGACGGTCAGTGGACAGGTCGTGGATGCCGACAGTGGCGAACCGATCGAGGCGGCGACTGTGCACGCCTCGCGCACGGACGCCGTCACCCGCTCCGGTGCCGACGGCACCTTCGTGCTCGAGGAGGTGCCTGCGGACGCGGCACTGGTGGTCGCCGCGAGAGAGGGATACGCGTTCGCCTCCACCGCCGTCGGCTCCTCCGCCGTCGATTCCACCGCCGTCGATTCCACTGTGCGGCTCGAGCTCGAACGGGACAGCGACCCGGCCCGCGGCGAGTACCCGCGTCCGGACGCCGATCGCCGCCCGTTCACCGACGACGCGTGGCTCTCCCTGAACGGCACGTGGTCCTTCGCCTTCGACCCCGACGACGTTGGTGAGTCCGAAGAATGGTACGAACCTGATCACGAGATGGATCGAGCCATCCGGGTGCCATTCGCGTACCAGTCGCTCGCCGCCTGGGGCGAGGAGGAACTGGCCACCAGCGAGACCTTCCTCAGCGCGTACGCCGATTATCAGGGCACCGTCTGGTATCAGCGCTCCTTCACCGTGCCGGAGGACTTCCCGAACGACGGTGCAGTCCGGCTGCGCATCGGCGCCGCGGACTACGGCGCCGCGGTCTGGTTGGACGGCGAGGAGGTCTTGCCCTACTCCGGTGACGGCTTCACCGAGATCAGTGCCGATCTGGGCAGGCTGCGCCCGGGCTCGACCCACACCCTGGCGATCCGGGTCGAGGCGCCGTCCGTCGACCGCGAGACGCCCTACCCGCAGGGGAAGCAGACCGGTGACCCGCCGATCGAGGGAGCGAGTGAAGGGTGGTTCAGTGACGTCGGCGGGATCTGGCAGTCGGTGTGGATCGAGCCCTATCGCGGGGGTCGCCTGACCCAGACGCACGTGACGCCCGAGCTGACGTTCGAGGGAGACTCGCGAACGCCGTCGGAGGCCTTCGTGACGATTGACGTGACCGCGGAGGGCGTCCGCGGACGGCCACCGGTGACCGTGACGATCACCGACCCGGACGGGCACGTCGTGCACTCGCGGATCCGGGTGCATCTTGAGGACGGGCGTGGCAGCGTGCGCGTACCGATCGAGGACCCGCATTTGTGGGACACCGACGACCCCGCCCTCTACACCGCCGACTTCCGGCTGCTCAGCCAGGACGGGCTCCGGACCTCCTTCGGGATGCGCAGCATTGAGCGCAATTGGGCACCCGGGCAGGAGGGTGAGTACCAGTACATCTACCTCAACAATCGCCCGATCTACATCCGGGGCGTCCTGGATCAGGGGTACAACCCGTGGGGCCTGTACACCTACACCGGTGAGACGGCCGGTCCCGACCTGCAGACCGGCACCGAGGCCGAACCGGGCCGGGGATCCATGGCGATGGACCTGCAGAACGCCCGAGACCTCGGGTTCAACGTGGTCCGGCACCACCTCAAGGTCAACGAGCCCGCCTACTACCACCGCGCCGACCAGTTGGGGATGCTGATCTGGTACGACATGCCGAACTCCGGGTGGGGCTCTCAAGGGGACCCGCAGGCCGAGGAACTGTTCGAAGAGCTGCTACGGAACACCCTCAACCGGGACCACAACCACCCCTCGATCGTGATCTGGAGCGTCTTCAACGAATCCTGGGGGCTGAACGAGCGCCCGTTCCAGGAACCGATCGCCACCGACGCCTTCGACTATGTGCGCGGGATGGTCGACGTGACCCGTGACCTCGATTCCTCCCGCCTCGTGGTCGACAACTCACCGTGCTGTCAGAACGGCCACCTGGAAGGGTCGACCGATCTGAACGACTTCCACTTCTATCTCGATACCTACGATGCGTGGAAGAACCTGCTCGACGGGATCGAGCCACAGATCGAGCCGGGCTCGAGCTGGAACTTCAACGACGGCGTCCAGGACGGGCAGCCGTGGCTGAACTCCGAATTCGCGGTCAAGAGCGGGCAGTTCCAGCACAGCGTGAGCCTGTTCCGCAGCTATCCGGAGATGACCGGATACGTCGGTGTGCAGATCGCTGAGACCGAGCAGGAGGTGCAGAGCCCGTTCCGGTACGATCGCCAGCCCAACTCCCCGGAGTTCCTCGACCACGAGGGCAGGGCTCGCACGATCGAGATGTTCCAGCGCGACGACGCGATCTCCCTGATGACGCGGACCTCACACACCCTCGAACGCGGTGAGACCATCGACGTCCCGGTCCGGATCAGCCACTTCAGCGATCTCGACCTGTCCGATGCGCAGCTGCACTGGCGGATCGGCGGCTACCGGGACGACGGCACTTGGGTGGGTGAGGCCGATAGCGGTTCGCAGACGATCGACCCCAGGCGCTATACCGTGACCGACGCCGGCACGGTTTCGCTGACCACACCGGAGGAGCTGCGCGTCGGGTACCTCTGGTTCTGGATCGAGGCCGACGGCGAGACTGCCGCGGAACAGTACCTCACCTTCGACACGCCGGTGCCGGCGGGCGGGGCGGGATTCTCACCGTCCGACGTGGTCAGCCACGAGTGGACTGGTGGCGTGGCCGCGCACGGCGAGTCGGACTGGGTGAGCGGCTATGGCCGTGGCCACTTCGACTACGAGGTGGCGGTGCCCGAGGAGGTCCGTACCGGACAGGCCGGCGAGGTGACCCTGGTGATGGAGGTGGCCTCGGCGCAGACCGCCGGACGGTTCGACCGCAACCACGTGACCAGCGCTCGCCGGTATCCGACGGATCTCACGGTCTCGATTGACGGGCACGAACTGCCCGCCGTCCTGCTGCCCGACGACCCGAACGGCCCGCTCGCCCTGGCGGGCCGATCACGTGGCACACCGGCCGGCGACTTCGGCAACCGGTACGGCTACCGGATTGCGGTCCCGATCACTGCTGACCAACTCGGTGAGGATGAGACCGCCACGATCCGGCTCGCCAGTGACGGAGGTGGGCTCTCGATCTTCGGCGCGCGGTCCGGCCGGCACGGCCAGCCGCCGATGCTGATCAGCGGCGACGTCACGGTCGCCGACGAGCGGCCCGCCTATGAGCCGGTGGACACGCGACTGTCGGTGTACCAGGCCGGTGCGCAGATCTCACCCGAGACCGGGTCCGGGACCGCGATCGTCTCGGTCGTCAACGACACCGCCGAGACGATCGAGGAAGTCAGCGTGGCCCTGGCCGCACCGCAGGGCTGGACCGCCAGCGCCGAGGACCCGGCCGCCATCGCATCACTCGCACCCGGTGCGGCGCGGCATATCGCGTTTACCGTGCAGAGCGGCGGGGGCGTCATGCCCGGTGAGTCCGCGGACTTCACCGCGACCGCCAGCTGGGCTGATCACGCGATTCAGAACGTGAGTCCCTCGACCGTTGCCTTCGATCCGGCTGCCTACTCCGAGGTGGGGGTGAGCGACAGCTTCGACACCGACACCAGCGCCGAGTACACGTTGCACCAGCCCCTCGCGAACAGAGTGCTGCCGACGCTGACCGTCGGGGCCGGCACGATGCAGGCACAGGCCGGCAGCCCCTACTTCGGCCTGGCCGCGCACGAGTCCGGGCCGCAGAGTCCGCAGGCGGTGGTGGTGGTCGAGCACGGCAGTTTCGGCGCCAATGGCATCACCCCGGACTCGCAGTTCAACGGGATCGTGAAGGACGAGGACAACTACGTGATGGCGTGGACCGGTATCGGCGGGCAACACGGCGTTGACGTGGTGATCGACGGTGAGCTGACCAACGCGTGCTGTACACCGGGCAGGCTCCAGCCCGGAGACCTGTGGGCGTTCGCCCTCGACGGCAACTCGATCGCCGTCTGGGTCGACCAGGGGCTCGGCTGGAACCGGATTCTGACGACCACCACCCAGGGCCGGATCGATTTCACCGAGCCGGGAGCGCTGGACGGGTGGCACTACGCCGCAGGACTGCGCAGCGGCGGGGTTCAGACGATCCACCATCTGGAGGGCCGCAGCCGAGTCGACGAGCACTAG
- a CDS encoding LacI family DNA-binding transcriptional regulator, with protein MAQDQKTGRPRLTDVAEIAGVSMKTVSNVINGYQHVAPRTRERVLAAVDEVGYRPNLSARNLARGRSGVIALVVPRLEMPYFSALAGRVIERAQARGWFVLIHETGWDRAAERAALEGHFPQRIDGLIVSTQRLSAEDLRMRTDRTPLVLLGEHGYGDLAHHVAIDNVAASRTAVEHLLDRGCRRIAMIGADPDDGDDPRMRGYTEALGHAGLRLDRNLMRRIESNSGEEGERATRDLLAQVGEPPDGLFAVTDWVALGAIRALHLAGLHVPDDVAVVGFDDIPYARAVTPSLTTISPDRTAIAELALQMLEAQLSGGELAEPVDQHVPFHLVVRESTTGIGAAPAEDQEPVA; from the coding sequence GTGGCTCAGGACCAGAAGACCGGGCGCCCGCGCCTCACCGACGTCGCCGAGATCGCCGGCGTGTCGATGAAGACGGTCTCGAATGTGATCAACGGGTACCAGCACGTGGCGCCACGCACCCGCGAACGCGTGCTGGCGGCCGTGGACGAGGTGGGCTACCGCCCGAACCTCTCCGCCCGCAACCTCGCGCGCGGCCGCTCCGGGGTGATCGCGCTCGTGGTCCCTCGACTGGAGATGCCGTACTTCTCCGCGCTCGCGGGCCGGGTGATCGAACGCGCGCAGGCCCGGGGCTGGTTCGTGCTGATCCACGAGACCGGGTGGGACCGTGCCGCCGAGCGTGCTGCGCTTGAGGGTCACTTCCCGCAACGCATCGACGGGCTCATCGTCAGTACGCAACGCCTCTCCGCCGAGGACTTGCGCATGCGGACCGACCGAACCCCGCTGGTACTGCTCGGCGAGCACGGCTACGGCGATCTCGCCCACCACGTGGCGATCGACAACGTCGCGGCCTCACGGACCGCAGTGGAGCACCTTCTGGACCGCGGATGCCGGCGGATAGCGATGATCGGTGCCGATCCCGACGACGGTGACGATCCCCGGATGCGCGGGTACACCGAAGCGCTCGGCCATGCCGGTCTGCGGCTGGACCGGAATCTGATGCGCCGGATCGAGAGCAACTCCGGTGAGGAGGGCGAGCGCGCCACCCGGGACCTGCTCGCCCAGGTGGGTGAACCTCCGGACGGGTTGTTCGCCGTCACCGACTGGGTGGCGCTCGGCGCCATCCGGGCCCTGCACCTGGCAGGGCTGCACGTGCCCGATGACGTGGCCGTGGTGGGCTTCGACGACATCCCCTACGCCCGGGCGGTCACGCCCTCGCTGACCACCATCTCCCCGGATCGCACCGCGATTGCCGAACTGGCGCTGCAGATGCTGGAGGCGCAGTTGAGCGGTGGTGAACTGGCGGAGCCCGTGGATCAGCACGTGCCGTTCCACCTGGTGGTGCGCGAGAGCACCACCGGAATCGGCGCGGCGCCGGCCGAGGATCAGGAACCGGTGGCCTGA
- a CDS encoding PPOX class F420-dependent oxidoreductase yields MPRAPLPERTLELLRRPNPAVMATIHPDGYPVSVATWYLITDDGQLLLNLDGGRARLRHLRENPQVSLTALAEDNWYTHVSVQGHVVEIRDDADLADIDRLSIHYGGNPYPVRDRPRVSVLVELDRWHGWGAAQATGS; encoded by the coding sequence ATGCCCCGCGCCCCGCTTCCGGAGAGGACGCTCGAGCTGTTGCGCCGGCCCAACCCGGCGGTGATGGCCACGATCCACCCGGACGGGTACCCGGTCTCGGTGGCCACCTGGTACCTGATCACCGATGATGGGCAGCTGCTCCTGAACCTGGATGGTGGCCGCGCACGGCTGCGGCACCTGCGGGAGAACCCGCAGGTCTCCCTCACCGCACTTGCCGAGGACAACTGGTACACGCACGTGAGCGTGCAGGGGCATGTGGTCGAGATCCGCGACGATGCCGATCTGGCCGATATCGACCGGCTGTCCATCCACTACGGCGGCAACCCCTACCCGGTACGTGACCGGCCGCGGGTGAGCGTACTGGTGGAGCTGGACCGCTGGCACGGCTGGGGGGCGGCTCAGGCCACCGGTTCCTGA
- a CDS encoding cell division protein CrgA has protein sequence MPESKSRKKPAYTPPPASSAPKPNPRWWAPTMVTLMILGLVWVVVTYIVQSAGPIPDIGSWNLAVGFGLMMIGFVMTMRWR, from the coding sequence ATGCCTGAGTCGAAGTCCCGCAAGAAGCCGGCCTACACCCCACCGCCCGCGTCCTCCGCGCCGAAGCCGAACCCGCGCTGGTGGGCGCCCACGATGGTCACGCTGATGATCCTGGGCCTGGTGTGGGTGGTGGTCACCTACATCGTGCAGTCCGCCGGACCGATCCCCGATATCGGCTCCTGGAACCTCGCCGTGGGCTTCGGACTCATGATGATCGGGTTCGTGATGACGATGCGGTGGCGCTGA
- a CDS encoding O-methyltransferase, whose translation MSHADVQVEVDDYLVETLVPEDEALVAARESAQDTTMPGAAVAPNQGKLLALLTEMIGAHRVLEFGTLAGYSTIWLARAVGPQGRVVTLEVSEQNAGIARRNADAAGVGDVVEIMLGPAGESADRIIETGQAPFDLVFIDADKPNNARYLQAALELTRPGSVIVLDNVVRAGRVADQDSTDDDVRGVRDALALAAADPRLDGTALQTVGSKGWDGFALFRRVS comes from the coding sequence ATGAGCCACGCAGATGTACAGGTCGAGGTTGATGACTATCTGGTCGAGACCCTGGTGCCCGAAGATGAGGCGCTGGTGGCGGCACGGGAATCCGCCCAGGACACCACGATGCCCGGGGCGGCCGTCGCCCCCAACCAGGGCAAGCTCCTCGCCCTGCTCACCGAGATGATCGGAGCGCACCGGGTGCTCGAGTTCGGCACGCTGGCCGGGTACAGCACCATCTGGCTGGCCCGCGCTGTCGGTCCACAGGGCCGCGTCGTCACCCTGGAGGTGTCCGAGCAGAACGCCGGCATCGCCCGCCGCAACGCTGATGCGGCCGGGGTGGGTGACGTGGTCGAGATCATGCTCGGCCCGGCCGGGGAGAGCGCAGACCGGATCATCGAGACCGGGCAGGCTCCTTTCGACCTGGTGTTCATCGATGCCGACAAGCCCAATAACGCCCGGTATCTGCAGGCAGCCCTCGAACTCACCCGCCCGGGCAGTGTGATCGTGCTCGACAACGTGGTGCGCGCAGGTCGCGTGGCCGATCAGGACTCCACTGACGACGACGTGCGCGGCGTGCGCGATGCGCTCGCGCTCGCCGCCGCCGACCCACGACTGGACGGCACCGCCCTGCAGACGGTCGGATCGAAGGGCTGGGACGGGTTCGCCCTCTTCCGCCGCGTCAGCTGA
- a CDS encoding DUF881 domain-containing protein gives MSKQPAPAHRTGMSLGVGVVGVLAGLLFATNASLFASDSERQPVDLEGLLRAEDARLAETNAQVLALQSEVEDLLAEQGGADPADGLNTPMELAAARSAVSGAGVTVSLTDSPLIHDIPEEFDADDLLVHQQDLEAVINALWAGGAEAVSVQGHRLGPLSDVRCVGNVLLVDGSTYSPPYVISAIGDAQELRAGLDDSHAVRVYREWVERARLGYSVEDEDSLEMRRYQGGLSMEYARIPGDEPITWNPAAAGGDE, from the coding sequence ATGAGCAAGCAGCCCGCGCCTGCTCACCGCACCGGCATGTCGCTGGGGGTGGGCGTCGTCGGCGTGCTCGCGGGGCTGTTGTTCGCGACGAATGCGTCTCTGTTCGCCTCCGATTCCGAGCGTCAGCCGGTGGATCTGGAAGGCCTGCTGCGCGCTGAGGATGCCCGGCTGGCCGAGACGAATGCGCAGGTACTGGCGCTTCAGTCCGAGGTGGAGGATCTTCTGGCCGAACAGGGCGGGGCGGACCCCGCCGATGGGCTGAACACACCGATGGAGCTGGCTGCCGCCCGGTCAGCGGTCAGCGGCGCCGGAGTGACCGTCTCGCTCACAGACTCACCGCTCATCCACGACATCCCGGAGGAGTTCGACGCCGACGACCTCCTCGTACACCAGCAGGACCTCGAAGCCGTCATCAATGCGTTGTGGGCCGGGGGAGCCGAAGCGGTCAGCGTGCAGGGGCACCGGCTGGGGCCCCTCTCCGATGTGCGCTGTGTGGGCAATGTGCTCCTCGTGGACGGAAGCACCTATTCGCCTCCCTACGTGATCTCCGCGATCGGGGATGCGCAGGAGCTGCGGGCCGGCCTGGACGATTCACATGCGGTGCGTGTGTACCGGGAATGGGTGGAGCGGGCTCGGCTGGGATACTCGGTCGAAGACGAGGACTCCTTGGAGATGCGCCGCTACCAGGGAGGGCTATCCATGGAGTACGCCCGTATCCCTGGCGACGAGCCGATCACCTGGAACCCCGCGGCGGCCGGAGGAGATGAGTGA
- a CDS encoding class E sortase — translation MSNLDEIARDQEREDARAAHRRKRRSTQRPGASAVGVLGELLITAGVLLGLFVVWQIWWTDVEGARQANATIEEFNDGLVDIPAQAGEARTDEPPPEPLALEGNTFAALWVPDWGTDYKFPIAEGVDRPTVLDAGFVGHYPDTAMPGEVGNFSVAGHRQTYGRPLYDIDTLAEGDSIIVQTHTAWYVYRVTSHQIVDPTQVDVIAPVPGDPSAEATEEMLTLTTCHPLWSIAERYIVHAELDHWIPLEDGMPEELLEES, via the coding sequence GTGAGCAACCTGGATGAGATTGCACGCGACCAGGAGCGCGAGGACGCACGCGCTGCGCACCGCCGCAAGCGACGCAGCACGCAGCGCCCCGGGGCGAGTGCGGTGGGTGTGCTCGGCGAGCTGCTGATCACCGCCGGGGTGCTGCTCGGGCTGTTCGTGGTCTGGCAGATCTGGTGGACCGATGTGGAGGGCGCCCGGCAGGCGAATGCCACGATCGAGGAGTTCAACGACGGTCTCGTCGATATCCCCGCACAGGCTGGCGAGGCCCGGACGGATGAGCCGCCGCCGGAGCCGCTCGCTCTGGAGGGCAACACCTTCGCTGCGCTGTGGGTTCCGGACTGGGGCACTGACTACAAATTCCCGATTGCTGAGGGAGTCGACCGCCCGACGGTGCTGGATGCCGGATTCGTCGGCCATTACCCCGATACGGCGATGCCCGGTGAAGTGGGCAACTTCTCGGTGGCGGGCCACCGGCAGACCTATGGGCGCCCGCTCTACGACATCGACACCCTCGCCGAGGGTGACTCGATCATCGTGCAGACCCACACGGCCTGGTACGTGTACCGGGTGACCTCACACCAGATCGTCGATCCCACCCAGGTGGACGTGATCGCTCCCGTTCCCGGCGACCCCTCCGCCGAGGCGACCGAGGAGATGCTCACCCTCACCACGTGCCATCCGCTGTGGTCGATCGCCGAGCGGTACATCGTGCACGCCGAGCTGGACCACTGGATCCCGCTCGAGGATGGGATGCCGGAAGAATTGCTGGAGGAGTCCTGA
- a CDS encoding aminodeoxychorismate/anthranilate synthase component II gives MVRVLVVDNYDSFVYTIVGYLQQLGAETTVLRNDDPALLAEGALEGYDGVLVSPGPGTPKEAGESLHVISRCAEADVPMLGVCLGHQALGELFGGVVNHSPELMHGKTSLISHEGAGVFEGLPSPLTATRYHSLAVQAGSVPAELDVTATTANGIVMGLQHRTLPLHGVQFHPESVLTEGGHRLLANWLALAGDDGAVARSEGMAPLVVH, from the coding sequence ATGGTCCGGGTGCTCGTAGTCGACAACTACGACAGTTTCGTCTACACGATCGTCGGCTACCTGCAGCAGCTGGGCGCCGAGACCACCGTGCTGCGCAACGACGACCCGGCGCTCCTGGCCGAGGGAGCGCTCGAGGGTTATGACGGTGTGCTCGTCTCACCCGGCCCGGGCACCCCGAAGGAGGCAGGGGAGTCACTGCACGTGATCTCGCGATGTGCCGAGGCCGATGTGCCGATGCTCGGTGTCTGCCTAGGCCATCAGGCGCTCGGTGAGCTGTTCGGCGGGGTGGTCAACCACTCGCCCGAACTCATGCACGGCAAGACATCGCTGATCTCCCATGAGGGGGCTGGTGTATTCGAGGGGCTCCCCTCGCCGCTGACCGCCACCCGCTATCACTCCCTGGCCGTGCAGGCCGGGAGCGTGCCTGCAGAGCTCGACGTGACGGCCACTACCGCGAATGGCATCGTGATGGGCCTGCAGCACCGCACCCTGCCCTTGCACGGGGTGCAGTTCCATCCCGAGTCAGTGCTCACCGAGGGTGGGCACCGGTTGCTGGCGAACTGGCTGGCACTTGCCGGCGATGACGGCGCAGTCGCACGTTCGGAGGGTATGGCTCCGCTGGTCGTGCACTGA